The following proteins come from a genomic window of Candidatus Hydrogenedentota bacterium:
- the tuf gene encoding elongation factor Tu (EF-Tu; promotes GTP-dependent binding of aminoacyl-tRNA to the A-site of ribosomes during protein biosynthesis; when the tRNA anticodon matches the mRNA codon, GTP hydrolysis results; the inactive EF-Tu-GDP leaves the ribosome and release of GDP is promoted by elongation factor Ts; many prokaryotes have two copies of the gene encoding EF-Tu) encodes MAKAKFERTKPHINIGTIGHVDHGKTTLTSAITKILAEQGKA; translated from the coding sequence ATGGCGAAGGCGAAGTTTGAGCGGACAAAGCCGCACATCAACATTGGCACGATTGGTCACGTCGACCACGGTAAGACGACGCTGACGAGTGCGATCACGAAGATCCTTGCCGAGCAGGGCAAGGCG
- the fusA gene encoding elongation factor G, with the protein MWTVGESDSEKHERNDRIASRRQHRSAKKGSACHISRGGAGDLSVNSVGQRRYELANTRNIGIMAHIDAGKTTVTERILYYSGRLHKVGEVHEGTATMDYMDQERERGITITSAATACEWKNHRVNIIDTPGHVDFTAEVERSLRVLDGAVAVFCAVAGVQPQSETVWRQADKYGVPRVAFINKMDRVGADYARAVQTMRDRLGARAIPIQLPIGQEDAYCGNIDLVAQKAIYFEGDGTAATKLVEKPIPADMLEAVHAARHDLIAVAAECDEMLMEKYILEEEIGEEELCAAIRKGTIHGHFCPVLCGTALRNKGVRLLLDAVVAYLPSPIDVAAVVGKNPQNDSQEIARKPSDDEPFAGLAFKILTDPHVGRLTFVRVYSGIVKSGDMVLNVRTGRKERLGRLLEMHADQRIDLSELRAGDIGAVIGAKNTTTGDTLCDPKDPVALMAVTFPEPVVHIAIEPKTKADQDKMSEALHKLAEEDPTFRVRSDEETGQTIIAGMGELHLEIIVDRLRREFNVHANVGRPMVAYRESITKLAEARGKFIRQSGGRGQYGDVVLRIEPAPGQHFVFENLSVGGVVPKEYFNSIERGAREALESGIVAGYPMVDVKVSLLDGSYHEVDSSEMAFQTAASMGLKAAVPKAKPVLLEPVMRVEVVCPDEYTGEVMGDFNGRRGRLDVMEQVGTARKIHAFVPLAEMFGYANDIRSRTQGRASHSMEFAQYEAVPSNIANEIMERSGSTFRF; encoded by the coding sequence ATGTGGACGGTAGGGGAGAGCGACTCGGAGAAACATGAGCGTAACGACAGGATAGCGAGCCGGCGGCAGCACCGCTCGGCTAAAAAAGGCAGCGCATGCCACATTAGTCGAGGCGGCGCCGGAGATTTGAGTGTGAATTCCGTGGGACAACGTAGATACGAATTAGCCAACACGCGCAATATCGGCATCATGGCGCACATCGATGCCGGTAAAACGACCGTGACTGAGCGGATTCTTTATTATTCGGGCCGTTTGCACAAGGTCGGCGAAGTGCATGAAGGCACCGCCACGATGGACTATATGGATCAGGAGCGCGAGCGCGGAATCACGATTACGTCCGCCGCGACAGCCTGCGAATGGAAAAATCACCGGGTCAACATCATCGATACTCCCGGCCACGTGGATTTCACGGCGGAAGTAGAACGCAGCCTGCGTGTCCTTGACGGCGCGGTCGCGGTGTTCTGCGCCGTTGCCGGTGTGCAGCCCCAGTCAGAAACCGTTTGGCGCCAGGCCGACAAGTACGGCGTACCCCGCGTTGCTTTCATCAACAAGATGGACCGTGTGGGTGCGGATTATGCCCGCGCCGTACAGACCATGCGCGACCGGCTTGGAGCGCGCGCGATACCCATCCAACTGCCGATTGGGCAGGAAGATGCCTACTGCGGCAACATCGATTTGGTCGCTCAGAAGGCGATCTATTTCGAGGGCGACGGAACAGCCGCCACGAAACTCGTCGAGAAACCGATTCCGGCCGACATGCTGGAAGCGGTTCACGCAGCTCGCCATGATTTGATTGCCGTCGCGGCCGAATGCGACGAAATGTTGATGGAGAAATACATCCTCGAAGAAGAAATCGGCGAGGAGGAATTGTGCGCGGCGATTCGCAAGGGGACCATTCACGGCCATTTCTGCCCGGTCCTTTGCGGCACCGCCCTTCGTAACAAAGGCGTCCGCCTGCTCTTGGATGCCGTAGTTGCCTACCTCCCCTCCCCCATCGACGTCGCCGCTGTAGTCGGCAAGAACCCGCAGAACGATTCCCAGGAAATCGCCCGCAAGCCTAGCGACGATGAGCCGTTTGCCGGGTTGGCCTTCAAAATTCTGACCGATCCCCATGTGGGCCGGTTGACCTTCGTTCGCGTGTATTCCGGCATCGTGAAGTCTGGCGACATGGTGTTGAACGTGCGCACGGGCCGCAAAGAACGCCTCGGCCGGCTTCTTGAGATGCACGCCGACCAGCGCATCGATTTGTCGGAACTCCGGGCGGGCGATATCGGCGCCGTTATCGGTGCAAAGAACACGACGACCGGCGACACGCTGTGCGATCCTAAAGACCCCGTCGCGCTCATGGCCGTGACCTTCCCGGAACCGGTGGTTCACATTGCCATCGAGCCCAAGACGAAGGCTGACCAGGACAAGATGTCCGAAGCACTGCACAAGCTCGCTGAAGAAGATCCGACCTTCCGCGTGCGCAGCGACGAGGAAACAGGCCAAACAATCATCGCCGGAATGGGCGAGTTGCACCTTGAGATTATCGTTGACCGGCTACGCCGCGAGTTCAACGTACACGCGAATGTGGGCCGTCCGATGGTGGCCTATCGGGAGAGCATCACGAAACTCGCGGAAGCCCGCGGCAAATTCATCCGCCAGTCTGGTGGACGCGGCCAATACGGCGACGTGGTGCTGCGCATCGAGCCGGCTCCCGGCCAGCACTTTGTATTCGAGAACCTCAGCGTCGGCGGCGTGGTACCGAAGGAATACTTCAATTCCATCGAACGCGGCGCTCGCGAAGCCCTTGAAAGCGGCATCGTGGCGGGTTATCCGATGGTCGACGTGAAGGTGTCGTTGCTGGATGGTTCGTATCACGAGGTTGACTCCTCGGAAATGGCGTTCCAGACGGCGGCATCGATGGGTCTTAAAGCGGCCGTACCCAAGGCCAAGCCCGTGCTTCTGGAACCGGTCATGCGCGTCGAGGTGGTTTGCCCCGACGAGTACACCGGCGAAGTCATGGGCGACTTCAACGGGCGTCGTGGCCGTCTTGATGTGATGGAGCAGGTGGGAACGGCGCGCAAGATTCACGCGTTCGTACCGCTTGCCGAGATGTTCGGGTACGCCAACGACATTCGTTCGCGCACGCAGGGACGTGCATCGCACAGCATGGAATTCGCGCAATACGAAGCAGTTCCGTCGAATATAGCAAATGAGATCATGGAGCGTTCGGGCAGTACGTTTCGGTTTTAG
- the rpsG gene encoding 30S ribosomal protein S7 gives MPRRREVPKRQPLPDPKFKNIILTKFINTVMVSGKKSIAESIVYGALDIVHKRMPKEDSVKIFETAIENAKPLLQVKSRRVGGATYQVPVEIPAATRTALAFRWIIEFSRKRGEKTMAERLAGELLDCYNRQGNTIKRREDTHRMAEANKAFAHLRF, from the coding sequence ATGCCACGACGTCGGGAAGTGCCGAAGCGCCAGCCGCTGCCGGATCCGAAATTTAAGAACATCATTCTGACCAAGTTCATCAATACGGTGATGGTAAGCGGAAAGAAGAGTATTGCGGAGTCCATCGTGTATGGCGCACTGGATATCGTCCACAAGCGCATGCCGAAGGAAGATTCCGTGAAGATTTTTGAAACGGCCATTGAGAACGCGAAGCCGTTGTTGCAGGTGAAGTCGCGGCGAGTTGGCGGCGCAACCTATCAGGTTCCCGTTGAGATTCCCGCGGCCACGCGCACCGCGTTGGCGTTCCGGTGGATTATTGAGTTTTCGCGTAAGCGCGGCGAAAAGACGATGGCCGAGCGGTTGGCGGGCGAGTTGCTCGACTGCTACAACCGTCAAGGCAACACGATCAAACGTCGCGAAGATACGCATCGTATGGCAGAGGCCAACAAAGCCTTCGCACATCTGCGGTTCTAG
- the rpsL gene encoding 30S ribosomal protein S12 has protein sequence MPTINQLVRNARQKRTSKTKSPALLQCPQASGTCTRVFTMTPKKPNSALRKVARVRLKNGIEVTAYIPGIGHNLQEHSQVMIRGGRVKDLPGVRYHLIRGVLDATGDIGGTASVKEEGGKQVHAGRWVSRSKYGVKKPKAGVAAKPAGKK, from the coding sequence TTGCCAACCATAAACCAGTTGGTTCGGAACGCGCGGCAAAAGCGGACGAGCAAGACGAAATCGCCCGCATTGCTGCAATGCCCGCAGGCTTCCGGTACCTGTACGCGCGTGTTTACGATGACGCCCAAGAAGCCCAATTCGGCGCTTCGAAAAGTGGCTCGTGTTCGCTTGAAGAACGGGATCGAAGTAACGGCGTATATCCCCGGAATCGGACACAACCTCCAAGAGCACTCCCAGGTGATGATACGCGGGGGTCGTGTAAAAGACCTCCCCGGCGTGCGCTACCACCTGATCCGTGGCGTTCTCGACGCGACCGGCGATATCGGCGGCACGGCGAGTGTCAAGGAAGAGGGCGGCAAGCAGGTCCATGCTGGACGTTGGGTGAGCCGGTCCAAGTATGGCGTGAAGAAACCCAAGGCCGGCGTGGCGGCAAAGCCCGCAGGCAAGAAATAG
- the rpoC gene encoding DNA-directed RNA polymerase subunit beta' codes for MAKYVQTTGDRFDAIQIRLASPEDILKWSRGEVKKPETINYRTFKPEKDGLFCERIFGPVKDWECACGKYKKVKHRGIVCDRCGVEVTESKVRRERMGCIKLAVPVTHIWFFKTTPSCIGNLLDLSIRVLERIIYFENYVVIDPGDTSLDKMQILTEDEYQDAREQWSDRFTAKMGAEAIKTLLEEIDIEQLSADLHTQVSSTTSMQARAKAIKRLKVVEAIRKSGNSPAWMVLDVVPVIPPDLRPLVPLEGGRYATSDLNDLYRRVINRNNRLKRLIELRAPEVILRNEKRMLQEAVDALFDNGRHGRTVLGAGNRPLKSLSDMLKGKQGRFRQNLLGKRVDYSGRSVIVVGPELRLHQCGLPKKMALELFEPFIIRELKERNIASTIKAAKRIIAQGREEVWDILENCIKDHPVMLNRAPTLHRLGIQAFEPVLIEGKAIRIHPLVCAAFNADFDGDQMAVHVPLMPAAQLEARLLMLSSTNIFSPSNGRPIVTPSQDIVLGISYMTRMRKGAKGEWKPEWTGKNGELLQPGRVYPSTAAVVLAYEMGRVDLHARIKVHNDGEVVDTTVGRVILKEGLLPEITLKDVNREQDKNSIGDVIADAYLRLGHSRTVDLLDALKKVGFKHATLAGISIGVCDMVVPKEKKDLIDAARKEVGRIDDMYQNGLITEGERSNKVIDQWTTTTEAVSSAMLRAMEENEQGFTGIYLMLTSGARGTKQQIRQLAAMRGLMAKPSGDIIESPIISNFREGLTVLEYFISSHGARKGLADTALKTADAGYLTRRLVDVAQDVVIEEEDCGTLSGIWVEALMDGTDIVQPLEERIVGRYALDDITVPGESEPIVRANEEITEEKAKKVVEKGLPGARIRSVLTCQSRRGVCQFCYGRNLASGKLVELGEAVGIIAAQSIGEPGTQLTMRTFHIGGAASRQVEASEIKIIDVGTIEFRNVRTAINRDGKRVVTNRGGEIAIVDVEGREIQRYAVPPGGVLYADDGQKSRKGQVLYTWDPYNVMIIAEATGTVHLEGMVEGVTMRRDINPETGVEERVITEHKQDLHPQITLLGKQGEVIAYATVPAQTHVLVNNGDKVQAGDLLAKTPRQFSKTKDITGGLPRVAELFEARQPKDPAVISHIDGMVELGGTTKGNRKVKIVPPIGKEREYAIPPGKHLNVQAGDRVYAGQRLTDGPVIPQDILEVQGEDALRKYLLDEIQQVYRLQGVRTNDKHIEVIVRQMLRKVRIKDDPGDTAFLAHEEVDKIRFQEENERVRNRGGRPAEAEPVLQGITKAALSTESFIAAASFQQTTRVLTEAALSGKRDYLRGLKENVIIGHLIPAGTGSRHYQNTHVNLAEDLMQDIAEHFEVGPALEEME; via the coding sequence TTGGCCAAGTACGTTCAAACGACGGGTGATCGATTCGACGCCATTCAGATCCGCCTCGCCTCTCCAGAGGACATCCTCAAGTGGTCGCGAGGTGAAGTAAAGAAGCCCGAGACGATCAATTACCGCACGTTCAAGCCGGAAAAAGACGGCTTGTTCTGCGAGCGCATCTTCGGTCCGGTGAAGGACTGGGAATGCGCCTGCGGCAAATACAAGAAGGTCAAGCACCGGGGCATCGTGTGCGATCGTTGCGGTGTGGAAGTGACGGAATCGAAAGTGCGCCGCGAACGCATGGGCTGCATCAAGCTCGCGGTTCCGGTAACGCACATTTGGTTCTTCAAGACCACCCCGAGCTGCATCGGCAACCTGCTCGATCTCTCTATTCGCGTGCTTGAGCGCATCATCTACTTCGAGAACTACGTCGTCATCGATCCGGGTGACACGAGCCTCGACAAGATGCAGATCCTGACGGAAGACGAGTATCAGGATGCGCGCGAACAGTGGAGCGATCGTTTCACGGCCAAGATGGGCGCGGAAGCGATCAAGACACTCCTCGAAGAAATCGACATCGAGCAGTTGAGCGCCGATCTGCATACGCAAGTCAGTTCGACGACGAGCATGCAGGCGCGCGCGAAGGCCATCAAGCGGTTGAAGGTTGTCGAAGCCATTCGCAAATCAGGCAACTCGCCGGCGTGGATGGTGCTCGACGTGGTGCCGGTCATTCCGCCCGACCTTCGCCCGCTCGTTCCGCTGGAAGGCGGCCGCTACGCGACGAGCGATCTCAACGATCTGTATCGCCGCGTAATCAACCGCAACAACCGTCTCAAGCGCCTCATCGAGCTTCGCGCGCCGGAAGTCATTCTGCGCAACGAAAAGCGCATGCTGCAGGAAGCGGTCGATGCGTTGTTCGACAACGGGCGTCACGGACGCACGGTATTGGGCGCGGGCAATCGCCCCCTGAAATCGCTGAGCGACATGCTCAAGGGCAAGCAGGGCCGATTCCGCCAGAACCTGCTCGGTAAGCGCGTCGACTATTCGGGCCGCTCCGTAATCGTTGTCGGTCCGGAACTTCGGCTGCACCAGTGCGGTCTTCCCAAGAAGATGGCATTGGAGTTGTTCGAACCGTTCATCATTCGCGAGCTGAAGGAGCGCAACATCGCTTCCACGATCAAGGCCGCGAAACGCATCATCGCGCAGGGACGTGAAGAAGTCTGGGACATCCTTGAGAATTGCATCAAGGATCACCCGGTCATGCTGAACCGCGCGCCGACGCTGCACCGCCTGGGTATTCAGGCGTTCGAGCCGGTGCTGATCGAAGGCAAGGCCATCCGCATCCATCCGCTTGTATGCGCGGCGTTTAACGCCGACTTCGACGGTGACCAGATGGCCGTGCACGTACCGCTGATGCCGGCCGCGCAACTTGAAGCGCGCCTGCTGATGCTGTCGTCGACGAACATTTTCTCGCCGTCGAACGGACGCCCGATCGTCACGCCCAGCCAGGACATCGTGTTGGGTATCTCGTATATGACCCGCATGCGCAAGGGCGCGAAGGGCGAATGGAAGCCCGAGTGGACCGGCAAGAACGGCGAGCTGCTCCAACCGGGCCGTGTGTATCCGAGCACGGCGGCTGTGGTGCTTGCGTACGAAATGGGCCGCGTCGACCTGCATGCCCGCATCAAAGTGCACAACGACGGCGAAGTCGTCGATACCACCGTCGGCCGCGTGATACTCAAGGAAGGACTTCTTCCCGAGATTACGCTGAAAGACGTGAACCGCGAACAGGATAAGAACTCCATCGGCGACGTGATTGCCGATGCGTATCTGCGTCTTGGTCACAGCCGCACGGTCGACTTGCTTGACGCTCTCAAGAAGGTTGGGTTCAAGCACGCGACGCTTGCGGGGATCTCGATTGGCGTCTGCGACATGGTCGTGCCGAAAGAGAAGAAGGACCTTATCGACGCGGCGCGCAAAGAAGTTGGGCGCATCGACGACATGTACCAGAACGGTCTGATTACCGAAGGCGAGCGTTCGAACAAGGTGATCGACCAGTGGACGACGACGACCGAAGCGGTGTCGTCCGCCATGCTCAGGGCCATGGAAGAAAACGAGCAGGGCTTCACGGGTATCTACCTGATGCTGACATCGGGCGCTCGCGGTACGAAGCAGCAGATTCGTCAGTTGGCGGCCATGCGCGGCCTGATGGCGAAGCCCTCGGGCGATATTATCGAATCGCCGATTATCTCGAACTTCCGCGAAGGGCTGACGGTGCTCGAGTACTTCATCTCGTCGCACGGCGCGCGTAAAGGTTTGGCCGATACGGCGCTCAAGACCGCGGACGCGGGTTATCTCACGCGCCGTCTGGTCGACGTAGCGCAAGACGTGGTGATCGAAGAAGAAGACTGCGGAACGCTCAGCGGTATCTGGGTCGAAGCGCTCATGGACGGCACGGACATCGTGCAGCCGCTTGAAGAACGCATCGTTGGCCGGTACGCGCTCGACGACATCACCGTGCCGGGCGAGAGCGAACCGATTGTCCGCGCGAACGAAGAGATCACCGAAGAGAAAGCAAAGAAGGTCGTGGAGAAGGGCTTGCCCGGCGCTCGGATTCGTTCCGTGTTGACGTGCCAGTCGCGCCGCGGCGTGTGTCAGTTCTGCTATGGCCGCAACCTCGCGAGCGGAAAGCTCGTGGAGCTTGGCGAAGCCGTGGGTATCATCGCCGCGCAGTCCATCGGCGAACCCGGTACGCAGCTCACGATGCGCACGTTCCACATCGGTGGCGCGGCGAGCCGTCAGGTTGAAGCCAGCGAAATTAAAATCATCGACGTTGGCACCATCGAGTTCCGCAACGTGCGTACCGCGATCAACCGCGACGGTAAGCGCGTTGTCACGAACCGAGGCGGTGAAATCGCAATCGTCGACGTCGAAGGGCGCGAGATTCAGCGGTATGCGGTTCCTCCCGGTGGCGTCCTCTACGCCGACGATGGTCAGAAATCGCGCAAGGGTCAGGTGTTGTACACTTGGGATCCGTACAACGTGATGATCATCGCCGAAGCGACCGGTACGGTTCACTTGGAAGGCATGGTCGAAGGCGTGACGATGCGTCGCGACATCAACCCCGAAACGGGTGTGGAAGAGCGCGTTATCACCGAGCACAAGCAGGATCTTCACCCGCAGATTACGCTGCTGGGCAAGCAGGGCGAAGTCATCGCATACGCCACGGTGCCCGCGCAGACGCACGTACTTGTTAACAACGGCGACAAGGTTCAGGCCGGCGACCTTCTTGCGAAGACGCCGCGTCAGTTCAGCAAGACGAAAGACATCACGGGCGGTCTTCCGCGTGTGGCCGAGCTGTTCGAAGCGCGGCAGCCGAAAGACCCGGCCGTCATCAGCCACATCGACGGTATGGTCGAATTGGGCGGCACGACGAAGGGTAACCGCAAGGTCAAGATTGTCCCGCCGATCGGTAAGGAACGCGAATACGCGATTCCGCCCGGCAAACATCTGAACGTGCAAGCGGGCGACCGCGTATACGCCGGTCAGCGCCTCACGGACGGCCCTGTCATTCCGCAAGACATTTTGGAAGTGCAGGGCGAAGACGCGTTGCGCAAGTACCTGCTCGACGAAATTCAGCAGGTGTACCGCTTACAGGGTGTACGAACAAACGACAAGCATATTGAAGTAATCGTGCGGCAGATGCTTCGTAAAGTCCGCATCAAAGACGATCCGGGCGACACCGCGTTCCTGGCTCACGAGGAAGTCGACAAGATTCGCTTCCAGGAAGAGAACGAGCGCGTGCGTAACCGCGGAGGCCGTCCGGCCGAAGCAGAGCCCGTATTGCAGGGTATTACGAAGGCGGCGTTGAGCACGGAAAGTTTCATCGCAGCGGCGTCGTTCCAACAGACGACTCGTGTGCTGACCGAGGCGGCGTTGTCGGGCAAACGCGATTACCTGCGTGGTCTGAAAGAGAACGTGATCATTGGGCACCTGATTCCGGCAGGAACGGGCAGCAGGCATTACCAGAATACGCATGTGAATCTGGCAGAAGATCTTATGCAGGATATCGCGGAGCATTTCGAGGTGGGTCCTGCGTTGGAAGAAATGGAATAG
- the rpoB gene encoding DNA-directed RNA polymerase subunit beta: protein RVRAVGELLANQVRIGLVRMERTVRERMNFQEEDQLTPQNLVNPKPVSAVIKDFFGRSQLSHFMDQINPLAELTHKRRLSALGPGGLSRDRAGFEVRDVHATHYGRICPIETPEGPNIGLMASLSTYARINEYGFLETPYLKAEGGRVSDSIEMLSAYDEDNYIIAQANAELDKRRRFASETVLARHRGDFPAVEPAAVDYMDVSPKQLVSVAAALIPFLEHDDANRALMGSNMQRQAVPLLSTESPVVGTGLEAVTAKNAGTVVKAERDGIVEYVDSEVIRVRHVKKGREQDENPFRAEEDEYKLKKFIRSNQNTCINQKPIVNKGDKVKAGDIIADGPATAGGELALGRNVLVAFVPWEGYNFEDAILLSEDLVKGDVFTSIHIQVFDLEARDTKLGPEEITRDIPNVGEDALKNLDESGIVRVGAKVKHGDILVGKVTPKGETELAPEEKLLRAIFGEKAEDVRDASLTVPPGVEGVVVDVKVSSRRDKGTDGGSKSALTAQVNKIKREYQDKIDAIRETFVNLVKDDLIGMKILEDVVDHKTDELVLEKNKRVKVSHLEKADYGVLARMRVEDKRIQQKLTRLVNMAAMEEAKLVAFRDSELDMLRKGDELPPGVIKQVKVYVATKRRMSVGDKMAGRHGNKGVVAKIMPVEDMPYLPDGSPVQIILNPLGVPSRMNVGQILETHLGWAAQALGMKVATPVFNGAKEEDIRAYLKKAGLPESGKIRLRDGRTGREFDQDVTVGAIYMMKLNHLVDDKIHARAIGPYSLVTQQPLGGKAQFGGQRFGEMEVWALQAYGSAYTLQELLTIKSDDIQGRTKAYEAIVKGDKDVEPGRPESFNVLVREMQSLCLDMTKLLRVENTGEDDEEEEPLEG from the coding sequence ATCAGCTAACGCCGCAGAATCTGGTCAATCCGAAGCCGGTGAGCGCCGTCATCAAGGACTTCTTTGGGCGCAGCCAGTTGAGCCATTTCATGGACCAGATCAACCCGCTGGCCGAATTGACCCACAAGCGCCGGTTGAGCGCCTTGGGTCCTGGCGGTTTGAGCCGCGATCGGGCCGGGTTCGAAGTGCGCGACGTGCACGCGACCCACTACGGCCGTATCTGCCCCATCGAAACGCCTGAAGGTCCGAACATCGGGTTAATGGCGTCGCTGTCGACTTATGCACGAATCAACGAGTACGGGTTCCTTGAGACGCCATACCTGAAGGCTGAAGGCGGCCGAGTCAGCGATTCGATTGAAATGTTGTCGGCCTACGACGAAGACAACTACATCATCGCGCAGGCGAATGCCGAACTCGATAAACGCCGCCGGTTCGCGAGCGAAACCGTGTTGGCGCGCCACCGGGGCGACTTCCCCGCTGTTGAACCGGCCGCGGTCGATTACATGGACGTTTCGCCGAAGCAGCTCGTTAGTGTGGCTGCCGCGTTGATTCCGTTCCTGGAGCACGACGATGCCAACCGCGCGTTGATGGGCTCGAACATGCAGCGCCAGGCCGTACCGCTGCTGTCCACCGAATCGCCGGTGGTCGGTACGGGGCTTGAAGCGGTGACGGCGAAGAATGCGGGCACCGTGGTGAAAGCGGAGCGCGACGGCATCGTGGAGTATGTGGACAGCGAAGTGATTCGCGTGCGCCACGTCAAGAAGGGCCGCGAGCAGGATGAGAATCCGTTCCGCGCGGAAGAAGACGAATACAAGCTGAAGAAGTTCATCCGCAGCAACCAGAACACCTGCATCAACCAGAAGCCCATCGTGAACAAGGGCGACAAGGTGAAGGCGGGCGACATTATCGCCGACGGTCCCGCGACGGCGGGCGGCGAGTTGGCGCTGGGCCGCAACGTTCTCGTGGCCTTCGTGCCGTGGGAAGGGTACAACTTCGAAGACGCTATTTTGCTGAGCGAAGACTTGGTGAAGGGCGACGTGTTCACGTCGATTCACATTCAAGTGTTCGACCTGGAAGCGCGCGACACGAAGCTTGGGCCGGAAGAAATCACGCGCGACATTCCGAACGTCGGTGAAGACGCGCTGAAGAACCTTGACGAGTCCGGTATTGTGCGCGTCGGGGCGAAGGTGAAGCACGGAGACATTCTGGTCGGTAAAGTGACGCCCAAGGGCGAAACGGAACTTGCGCCGGAAGAGAAACTGCTGCGCGCCATCTTCGGTGAAAAGGCCGAAGACGTTCGCGACGCTTCGCTGACGGTGCCGCCCGGTGTCGAAGGCGTGGTGGTCGACGTGAAAGTGTCGAGCCGCCGCGACAAAGGCACGGATGGCGGTTCCAAGAGCGCACTGACCGCGCAGGTCAACAAGATCAAGCGTGAGTATCAAGACAAGATCGACGCGATTCGCGAGACCTTCGTGAACCTCGTGAAAGACGATCTCATCGGTATGAAGATTCTCGAAGACGTTGTCGATCACAAGACCGACGAACTCGTACTCGAGAAGAACAAGCGCGTCAAGGTATCGCACCTTGAGAAGGCCGATTACGGCGTGTTGGCGCGGATGCGCGTGGAAGACAAGCGCATTCAGCAGAAGCTGACGCGCCTTGTGAACATGGCCGCGATGGAAGAAGCCAAGCTGGTTGCGTTCCGCGACAGCGAACTCGACATGCTCCGCAAGGGCGACGAGTTGCCGCCGGGCGTGATCAAGCAGGTGAAGGTATACGTTGCGACGAAGCGTCGCATGTCCGTAGGCGACAAGATGGCCGGACGCCATGGAAACAAGGGTGTCGTGGCGAAGATCATGCCGGTAGAAGACATGCCGTATCTGCCGGATGGTTCGCCGGTTCAGATTATTCTGAATCCGCTCGGCGTGCCCTCGCGAATGAACGTCGGTCAGATTCTGGAGACGCACCTCGGTTGGGCCGCGCAAGCGCTTGGCATGAAGGTCGCCACGCCGGTGTTCAACGGAGCGAAAGAAGAAGACATCCGCGCGTACCTGAAGAAGGCCGGCTTGCCGGAGAGCGGCAAGATCCGGTTGCGCGATGGGCGCACGGGCCGCGAATTCGATCAAGACGTGACCGTGGGCGCGATCTACATGATGAAGTTGAACCACTTGGTGGACGACAAGATCCACGCGCGCGCCATCGGGCCGTATTCGCTCGTGACGCAGCAGCCGCTGGGCGGCAAGGCCCAGTTCGGTGGACAGCGGTTCGGTGAAATGGAAGTGTGGGCGCTGCAGGCTTACGGGTCCGCGTACACGCTGCAAGAACTGCTGACCATCAAATCAGACGATATCCAAGGCCGCACGAAGGCGTACGAAGCCATCGTGAAAGGCGATAAGGACGTTGAACCCGGCAGGCCGGAATCGTTCAACGTTCTCGTTCGAGAGATGCAGAGTCTTTGCCTCGACATGACGAAGTTGTTGCGCGTCGAGAACACCGGCGAAGACGACGAAGAAGAAGAACCTTTGGAGGGTTAG